One region of Qipengyuania gaetbuli genomic DNA includes:
- a CDS encoding zinc-finger domain-containing protein — MSLPPPEVSKVTTRRVWCDGATDIRSGENYKPIALGHPKVYLEIDEHGYVDCGYCDRRFVLEGGPADGVDQSTLMDISEGGDPGHR, encoded by the coding sequence ATGAGCCTGCCTCCTCCCGAAGTGTCCAAGGTCACCACGCGCCGCGTGTGGTGCGACGGTGCAACCGACATCCGCAGCGGTGAAAATTACAAGCCGATCGCGCTCGGCCATCCCAAGGTCTACCTCGAGATCGACGAGCATGGCTATGTCGACTGCGGCTATTGCGACCGCCGCTTCGTCCTCGAAGGCGGTCCGGCGGACGGGGTTGACCAGTCCACCCTGATGGACATTTCCGAAGGCGGCGATCCGGGCCACCGGTAA
- a CDS encoding ABC transporter ATP-binding protein, with product MTTPSAIRIDNLVKEYAPPGPGEPPKLALKGVSFDVPQGGVFGLLGPNGAGKSTLINILAGLVRKTSGSAEIWGFDIDDNPRNAKRSIGIVPQEIVFDPFFTPFEVLENQGGFYGIGKKDRRSEELLAAVHLADKRDAYARTLSGGMKRRLLIAKAMVHSPPILVLDEPTAGVDVELRRQLWELVQELNDEGVTVVLTTHYLEEAEQLCDRIAIINHGELIANKPTRELVGMAREKIVSVTVDKDLGGPIMEEAFLRADVVEPRRLDITYDRDKASAGQVLALVQSHGYGIEDVTTREADLEDVFVQLTGSG from the coding sequence ATGACCACGCCTTCTGCGATCCGCATCGACAACCTCGTCAAGGAATATGCCCCGCCCGGTCCCGGAGAGCCGCCCAAGCTGGCGCTGAAGGGCGTCAGTTTCGACGTGCCGCAGGGCGGCGTCTTCGGCCTGCTCGGCCCCAATGGCGCGGGCAAGTCAACGCTGATCAACATCCTTGCAGGCCTTGTCCGCAAGACTTCCGGAAGCGCGGAAATCTGGGGTTTCGACATCGACGACAACCCCCGCAATGCCAAGCGGTCGATCGGAATCGTGCCGCAGGAAATCGTCTTCGATCCCTTCTTCACGCCGTTCGAGGTGCTGGAAAACCAGGGTGGCTTCTACGGCATCGGCAAGAAGGACCGGCGCAGCGAGGAACTCCTTGCCGCCGTCCACCTTGCCGACAAGCGCGATGCCTATGCCCGCACGCTATCGGGCGGGATGAAGCGCCGCCTGCTCATCGCCAAGGCCATGGTCCATTCTCCGCCGATTCTCGTGCTCGACGAGCCGACCGCGGGCGTCGACGTCGAACTGCGCCGCCAGCTGTGGGAACTGGTGCAGGAACTGAACGACGAAGGCGTCACCGTGGTCCTGACCACGCACTACCTCGAGGAGGCGGAGCAACTGTGCGACCGCATCGCCATCATCAACCACGGCGAACTCATCGCCAACAAGCCGACCCGCGAGCTGGTCGGCATGGCACGCGAAAAGATCGTCTCCGTCACGGTAGACAAGGATCTCGGCGGGCCGATCATGGAAGAAGCCTTCCTTCGCGCCGACGTGGTCGAGCCGCGCCGGCTCGACATCACCTACGACCGCGACAAGGCGAGCGCGGGCCAGGTGCTCGCGCTCGTCCAGTCGCATGGCTACGGTATCGAGGACGTGACCACCCGCGAGGCGGACCTCGAGGATGTCTTCGTCCAGCTTACCGGTTCGGGCTGA